From Leptospira fletcheri, a single genomic window includes:
- a CDS encoding LIC11299 family lipoprotein, protein MSFGLDFVLSRLFILLFAGSFLFSSCFRTHKERLHMETGVTVNTLGPHKYEFHAVGKASTVSVEEQDFFKMKKSSCEAAKLQVTQRLDELEPNQKHRLFFLEQKAQTYFGDGEYCELTYIYELPAAKK, encoded by the coding sequence ATGAGTTTTGGCCTAGATTTCGTGCTTTCCCGTCTTTTCATTCTGCTTTTTGCAGGATCCTTTCTTTTTTCCTCTTGTTTTAGAACGCACAAAGAAAGGCTTCATATGGAGACGGGCGTTACGGTGAACACCTTAGGACCTCATAAATACGAGTTTCATGCGGTCGGAAAAGCCTCCACCGTTTCCGTAGAAGAGCAGGATTTTTTTAAAATGAAAAAGTCCTCCTGCGAAGCGGCCAAGTTGCAGGTGACTCAAAGGCTGGACGAGTTGGAGCCAAACCAAAAGCACAGATTATTTTTTTTGGAACAAAAGGCCCAGACGTACTTCGGCGATGGGGAGTATTGCGAACTTACCTATATATACGAACTTCCCGCGGCCAAGAAGTAG
- the mqnC gene encoding cyclic dehypoxanthinyl futalosine synthase, which produces MRQIFQNQPSDFILEKALDGERISPAEALELYENGDPLKIMATARELRGRILPLTSASYTMFRVVNYTNYCNVECNFCSFMDEIGNGKGYVLSKEEVLEKMDYAVAEGADQMFLQGGVYPDLPFDYYLDVISSVKKKYPTMHIRAFSPVEIINLEKITGKPLAEVLEILKGVGLDSVPGAGAEILTDRMRNIISPKKASTQEWVRAMEICHEVGLPGSANIVFGSEETKAEVIEHLTVVRNLQDRTGGFLSFIPWTFQPQTKRFKVRSVPTTEYLKVLGICRIFLDNIQHIETSVMVLGKGVGQLALFCGADDISSVVIEENVLRSFGLKTEKEALKFLEDGGFQPKRRDLLYNYDRYEGREFSPTLS; this is translated from the coding sequence ATGAGACAAATCTTCCAGAACCAACCCTCCGATTTTATCTTAGAAAAAGCTTTGGATGGAGAAAGGATTTCTCCCGCTGAAGCCCTGGAATTGTACGAGAACGGAGATCCTTTAAAAATCATGGCAACTGCAAGGGAGCTTCGGGGCAGAATTCTTCCCCTCACTTCCGCGAGCTATACCATGTTTCGCGTAGTCAACTATACCAATTATTGCAATGTGGAATGCAATTTTTGCTCGTTTATGGACGAGATCGGAAACGGCAAGGGCTATGTGCTTTCGAAGGAAGAAGTCCTGGAAAAGATGGATTATGCGGTCGCGGAAGGAGCGGACCAGATGTTTTTGCAGGGAGGTGTATATCCGGACCTTCCCTTCGATTATTATTTGGACGTGATTTCCTCCGTTAAGAAAAAATATCCGACCATGCATATTCGCGCCTTTTCTCCGGTGGAAATCATCAATCTGGAAAAGATCACCGGAAAACCTTTGGCGGAAGTCCTGGAAATTCTAAAAGGTGTCGGACTGGATTCCGTTCCGGGCGCCGGCGCGGAGATCCTGACGGATCGGATGCGCAATATCATTTCTCCCAAAAAAGCGAGTACACAGGAATGGGTGCGAGCAATGGAAATCTGTCACGAAGTGGGTTTGCCCGGAAGTGCGAATATCGTTTTCGGTTCTGAGGAGACGAAAGCGGAAGTGATAGAACACCTCACCGTGGTCCGGAATTTACAGGATAGAACCGGGGGCTTTCTTTCCTTTATCCCTTGGACTTTTCAGCCTCAGACCAAGCGTTTCAAGGTGCGTTCCGTCCCCACCACGGAATATCTGAAGGTACTGGGAATCTGCCGTATCTTTCTGGATAATATTCAGCATATTGAAACTTCCGTTATGGTTTTGGGAAAGGGAGTGGGGCAACTCGCGCTTTTTTGCGGAGCGGATGATATCTCCTCCGTGGTGATCGAGGAAAATGTGCTTCGCTCTTTCGGGTTGAAAACGGAAAAGGAAGCCTTGAAATTCCTCGAAGACGGCGGTTTTCAGCCGAAACGGAGAGACCTTCTCTACAACTACGATCGGTACGAAGGGCGGGAATTTTCTCCCACGCTTTCCTGA
- a CDS encoding heterodisulfide reductase-related iron-sulfur binding cluster: MTISKIAFHVIFTAMFAVANFVFVRAVIYRLKLVFNGRKAAGTEDFREHPNWAFRIKSFLLNVILQKKNFKEPLRGIMHAFIFYGFVTYLLHTSSQMVAGVFGYGLEDGYKFSLVGAIFGDTVNFVYEYVLQFVSVLVLVGLGFFAWRRWVQKAKGLDVHSPASAIVIAMISILMVSTLLGEGAKAVGAEYADPIHDAAPIAAGIGVVWQAIGVEYSTADLVVQIMWWTHILAVFAFMLYVPTSKHAHLIFAPFNYFLQSDTPKGALSKLNLEDETAVWGVNRTEDFPWPNLLDGLSCIECGRCQVQCPANRTGKVLNPKAIIVELKHALMEKMPEVAKIRDTQPEGTAEAVAALDTSVINQYEGLSEEALWGCTTCYACVEACPVGNNQVNAIMEMRRHLVLAESKFPTELQNAFVNMENNSNPWGVAAHSRADWAEGLGVKTLAEDSNVDVLYWVGCAGAYDDRNKRIAQSFVKILQKADVKFGILGTEEGCSGDSARRGGNEYLYQTLAQANVDTMNGYNVKKIVTACPHCYNTIKNEYPQFGGNFEVVHHSEFINELSKTGKIDVGVAEDANAGKYTYHDSCYIGRYNDNYENPRDVVKKVSGGKLAEPSDHHTKGLCCGAGGAQMWMEEQNNDRVNFKRTNQLLDTGATTIATACPFCITMITDGVKQEGKIEEVKVKDIAELVAENLK, translated from the coding sequence ATGACTATATCTAAGATCGCCTTCCACGTGATATTCACGGCTATGTTTGCAGTGGCGAACTTCGTATTCGTTCGCGCGGTAATCTACCGTCTCAAACTCGTTTTCAACGGTAGAAAAGCTGCCGGAACCGAAGACTTCCGGGAACATCCGAACTGGGCATTCCGAATCAAAAGCTTTCTCCTGAACGTTATCTTGCAGAAAAAGAACTTCAAAGAACCTCTTCGCGGGATCATGCATGCGTTCATCTTTTACGGATTTGTCACCTACCTATTGCATACCTCGAGCCAGATGGTTGCGGGAGTGTTCGGTTACGGACTGGAAGACGGTTATAAATTCTCTTTAGTCGGCGCCATATTCGGAGATACCGTCAACTTCGTATACGAGTATGTCCTACAATTCGTATCCGTTCTCGTCTTAGTCGGCTTGGGATTCTTCGCATGGAGACGTTGGGTCCAAAAGGCGAAAGGCTTGGACGTTCATTCTCCCGCTTCCGCCATCGTGATTGCGATGATTTCCATCCTGATGGTTTCGACTTTGCTTGGCGAAGGAGCCAAAGCGGTCGGAGCGGAATACGCGGATCCGATCCACGATGCCGCCCCGATCGCGGCAGGAATCGGAGTCGTTTGGCAGGCAATCGGAGTGGAATATTCCACTGCGGATTTGGTCGTCCAAATCATGTGGTGGACTCACATTCTCGCGGTCTTCGCGTTTATGCTCTATGTTCCCACCTCCAAGCATGCTCACTTGATCTTCGCACCTTTTAACTATTTCCTACAATCGGATACCCCGAAAGGCGCTCTCTCCAAGTTGAATCTAGAGGACGAAACCGCAGTTTGGGGAGTGAACCGGACGGAAGACTTCCCTTGGCCGAACCTTTTGGACGGCCTCTCCTGTATCGAGTGCGGTCGCTGCCAAGTGCAATGTCCCGCAAATCGTACCGGAAAAGTTCTGAACCCGAAAGCGATCATCGTGGAATTAAAACACGCGCTCATGGAAAAGATGCCGGAAGTCGCCAAAATTCGGGACACCCAACCGGAAGGTACTGCCGAGGCGGTTGCCGCACTGGACACTTCTGTGATCAACCAATATGAGGGACTTTCCGAAGAAGCACTCTGGGGTTGTACTACTTGCTATGCTTGCGTAGAAGCTTGTCCTGTGGGAAACAACCAAGTGAACGCAATCATGGAAATGAGACGTCACTTGGTTTTGGCGGAATCCAAGTTCCCGACGGAACTGCAAAACGCATTCGTAAACATGGAAAACAATTCCAATCCTTGGGGAGTCGCCGCACATTCCCGCGCGGATTGGGCGGAAGGGCTAGGAGTAAAAACTCTCGCGGAAGATTCCAACGTGGACGTGCTCTATTGGGTCGGCTGTGCGGGAGCGTACGACGATCGCAACAAACGGATCGCCCAATCCTTCGTAAAAATCCTCCAAAAAGCGGACGTAAAGTTCGGAATTCTGGGAACGGAGGAAGGATGCTCCGGAGATTCTGCTCGGAGAGGCGGAAACGAATATCTCTACCAAACGTTGGCACAAGCAAACGTCGATACGATGAACGGATACAACGTTAAAAAGATCGTAACCGCTTGCCCTCACTGCTACAATACGATCAAAAACGAATACCCGCAATTCGGAGGAAACTTCGAAGTTGTCCACCACTCGGAGTTCATCAACGAACTTTCCAAAACCGGAAAGATCGACGTCGGTGTGGCCGAAGATGCGAACGCAGGCAAGTACACGTACCACGACTCCTGCTACATCGGACGTTATAACGACAACTACGAGAATCCGAGAGACGTGGTGAAAAAAGTCTCCGGAGGAAAGTTGGCGGAACCGTCCGACCACCATACCAAGGGCCTCTGCTGCGGAGCGGGAGGAGCTCAGATGTGGATGGAAGAGCAAAACAACGATCGGGTCAATTTCAAACGAACCAACCAATTGCTCGATACCGGAGCCACGACGATCGCTACCGCTTGTCCTTTCTGTATCACGATGATTACGGACGGGGTAAAACAAGAAGGAAAGATAGAAGAAGTAAAAGTGAAAGATATCGCGGAATTGGTTGCGGAAAATCTAAAATAG
- a CDS encoding CsgG/HfaB family protein, whose product MNQKILPYIPFLVSSLLLFLDCRSALPRYEVQVTVGKVGISQPGKDKYIVFPFDMAEGLQLKQAVENRRKIIEDRNREKAEMALVKTGLTVLERSRVDKLVNEMTFSKTGLAESDGLNIGKLLNANYALFGKITHYNVAKKAVRAHFIAEVIVKAVDIESGVIAWEAILKGHSIFNNGEQTLLDVENTLYDRLSKKLKN is encoded by the coding sequence ATGAATCAAAAAATCCTTCCTTATATCCCTTTCCTGGTTTCCTCTCTCCTTCTCTTTCTGGATTGCCGGAGCGCATTGCCTAGATATGAAGTGCAAGTCACCGTGGGGAAAGTCGGAATTTCCCAACCGGGAAAGGACAAATACATCGTTTTCCCTTTCGACATGGCGGAAGGACTGCAATTGAAGCAAGCTGTGGAAAACCGTCGTAAGATCATCGAGGACCGGAATCGGGAAAAGGCGGAAATGGCATTGGTCAAAACCGGGTTGACCGTATTGGAGAGAAGTCGGGTCGACAAATTGGTAAACGAAATGACGTTCAGTAAGACCGGCTTGGCGGAAAGTGACGGCTTGAATATAGGAAAACTACTGAATGCGAATTACGCCCTCTTCGGAAAGATCACCCATTATAACGTTGCCAAAAAGGCAGTACGAGCTCATTTTATAGCGGAAGTGATCGTAAAAGCGGTGGATATCGAGAGCGGTGTCATCGCCTGGGAAGCGATCTTAAAAGGACATTCCATCTTTAATAACGGGGAACAGACTCTGCTTGATGTGGAAAATACCCTGTACGACCGCCTGAGCAAAAAACTTAAGAATTAA
- a CDS encoding peptide chain release factor 3, producing MSESAITQRSVEEETKRRRTFAIIAHPDAGKTTLTEKLLLYGGAIQLAGAVKARKNRKGATSDWMEMEKEKGISITSAALQFEYKNHVLNLLDTPGHEDFSEDTYRTLIAADTAVMVLDAGKGVEPQTIKLFKVCRDRGIPIVTFVNKMDRPTKQLFALLDEIEKVLEITAIPMVWPIGTGVDFSGVYNRIDKKIYTYDKTPGGAQKSAFQSSGVEDSSLDSMFEDWVLKAFREEVELVEDGIGTFSLTEFLESKITPVFFGSAVNNFGIQLFLDHFLEIAPPPLYFPLRDGSRLDPVTTPFSGFVFKVQANMNKAHRDRIAFLRVCSGKFERGLNVNHGRLGKQVKLSSSFAFFGQDRNTVDEAYPGDIIGLVNPGTYSIGDVLASGKVPDLKPLPVFAPEIFATLSCVETGALKSFRKGIEQLAEEGILHLFTSQTVGGGLPVIGAMGQLQFEVFRRRLQDEYGAPTNINVLPYQVSCWLPAEDLGKVPSGSNLVTDSIGRAALLFDSEWEKGYFQKKNPEIRLLDYPTQEIPKL from the coding sequence GTGTCTGAATCGGCGATAACCCAAAGAAGTGTAGAAGAAGAGACAAAACGCAGGAGAACCTTTGCGATCATCGCCCATCCCGACGCCGGGAAAACCACTCTTACGGAAAAGCTGTTGCTTTACGGAGGCGCGATCCAACTCGCCGGGGCCGTAAAAGCGAGGAAGAATCGAAAGGGAGCGACCTCCGACTGGATGGAGATGGAGAAAGAAAAAGGAATCTCCATCACCTCCGCTGCACTGCAATTCGAATATAAAAACCACGTTTTGAATCTTCTGGATACTCCGGGGCACGAGGATTTTTCCGAAGATACGTATCGTACCTTGATTGCCGCAGACACGGCCGTCATGGTTCTGGATGCGGGAAAGGGCGTGGAGCCCCAAACGATCAAACTTTTCAAAGTATGTAGGGATCGTGGGATTCCCATCGTTACGTTCGTGAACAAGATGGACCGGCCCACGAAGCAGCTTTTCGCGCTACTGGACGAAATCGAAAAGGTCTTAGAGATCACGGCGATACCGATGGTTTGGCCGATCGGTACGGGTGTGGATTTTAGCGGAGTCTATAACCGCATCGATAAAAAGATCTACACGTACGATAAAACTCCGGGAGGAGCTCAAAAATCCGCATTCCAGAGCTCCGGAGTAGAGGACTCGAGTCTGGATTCCATGTTCGAGGATTGGGTTCTAAAGGCGTTTCGGGAAGAGGTAGAATTAGTAGAGGACGGAATCGGAACCTTCTCACTAACGGAATTCTTGGAATCCAAGATCACTCCCGTATTTTTCGGATCGGCGGTGAACAATTTCGGAATCCAGTTGTTTTTGGATCATTTCTTGGAAATCGCTCCTCCGCCGTTGTACTTTCCGTTAAGAGACGGTTCCAGATTGGATCCGGTGACGACCCCTTTCAGCGGGTTCGTATTTAAAGTCCAAGCGAACATGAATAAGGCGCACCGGGACAGGATCGCTTTCTTGCGAGTTTGTTCCGGTAAGTTCGAGAGAGGACTGAACGTGAACCACGGAAGGTTGGGCAAACAGGTGAAGCTTTCCTCCTCCTTCGCCTTTTTCGGTCAGGACAGGAATACCGTGGACGAGGCTTATCCGGGAGATATTATCGGACTCGTCAATCCAGGAACGTACTCCATCGGAGACGTCCTAGCGTCGGGGAAAGTGCCGGACTTAAAACCTCTGCCTGTTTTTGCTCCGGAGATTTTCGCTACTTTGTCCTGCGTTGAAACGGGGGCCTTAAAAAGTTTTCGCAAGGGAATCGAACAATTGGCGGAAGAAGGAATTCTGCATTTGTTTACCTCCCAAACGGTAGGCGGGGGACTTCCCGTGATCGGAGCGATGGGGCAATTGCAGTTCGAGGTTTTCCGCAGAAGGTTGCAGGACGAGTATGGGGCTCCTACCAATATCAATGTCCTTCCTTACCAAGTTTCCTGTTGGCTTCCGGCAGAGGACTTGGGGAAGGTTCCCAGCGGTTCTAATCTCGTTACGGATAGCATCGGCAGAGCCGCCTTACTCTTCGATTCCGAATGGGAAAAGGGGTATTTTCAAAAGAAAAATCCGGAGATCCGGCTTTTGGATTATCCGACCCAAGAGATTCCCAAGCTTTGA
- a CDS encoding ornithine carbamoyltransferase produces MQSPKTKHLISWKDWTDHEVLDLLQFAIHVKHHRANYLGHMTGRTLAMLFQKTSTRTRVSFEVAMTEMGGHAIYLDWMTSNFLLSDIDLEAEYLSRNVSVIMARMRKHEDLLQLKEGSQVPVINGCCNMFHPCQSLADILTIALDNSKPLSDLQMTYIGVHNNVVNSLIGITSALGMRLTLVTPIADPENIDAPTVEQAKKKGTLFWETDLIRAVKKADYIYTDTWVDMEFFNDPNFADKKKARMELMMPYQINEALLKETSAKVMHDMPIHSGYEITREVVRSPRSIIFQQAENRLDAQKAVILQLLEA; encoded by the coding sequence ATGCAATCGCCTAAGACCAAACATCTGATATCCTGGAAAGACTGGACCGATCACGAGGTCTTGGATCTGTTGCAGTTCGCGATCCATGTAAAACACCATAGAGCCAATTATTTGGGCCACATGACGGGGCGCACCCTCGCCATGCTCTTCCAAAAAACCTCCACAAGGACCCGGGTTTCCTTCGAAGTCGCCATGACCGAAATGGGAGGTCATGCGATCTATCTGGACTGGATGACTTCCAACTTCCTCCTTTCCGACATCGATTTAGAAGCCGAATATTTATCCCGGAACGTTTCCGTAATCATGGCGAGGATGAGAAAGCACGAAGACCTTCTACAATTGAAGGAAGGTTCCCAGGTGCCGGTCATCAACGGATGCTGCAATATGTTTCATCCCTGCCAATCCTTGGCGGATATATTGACCATCGCTTTGGATAACTCCAAGCCTCTTTCGGATCTGCAAATGACCTACATAGGAGTTCACAACAATGTAGTGAACTCGCTCATCGGAATCACTTCCGCGTTGGGAATGCGATTGACTCTCGTGACCCCGATTGCCGATCCCGAAAACATAGACGCGCCCACGGTGGAACAAGCCAAAAAGAAAGGCACCTTGTTCTGGGAGACCGATCTGATCCGAGCCGTGAAGAAAGCGGATTATATCTATACGGATACCTGGGTAGATATGGAGTTTTTTAACGATCCGAATTTCGCGGATAAGAAAAAGGCGAGAATGGAACTCATGATGCCCTACCAGATCAACGAGGCGCTTTTAAAAGAAACGAGTGCCAAAGTGATGCACGATATGCCCATCCATTCCGGATACGAGATAACGAGAGAAGTGGTCAGAAGTCCCCGCTCGATCATCTTCCAGCAGGCAGAAAACCGGTTAGACGCGCAGAAAGCGGTGATATTGCAGCTCTTAGAAGCCTAG
- a CDS encoding HpcH/HpaI aldolase/citrate lyase family protein, whose translation MSKQTHPKDALFEGEKPFPIIPACEHFAGSEKLITKALELQNKLGGLFDITMDCEDGAQTGKEKEHAEMIVRIQNSELNKHNMSGVRIHDYTNSYWKQDVDIIVPGAGQKIAYITIPKPTKASQVEEMIGYIQKAAQKAGIKREIPIHVLIETHGALWDVEKIAALPWMQVLDFGLMDFISGHHGAIPAACMKSPGQFDHELLRRAKSTVVAAALAHGVIPAHNVTLDLKNQYQTYKDAKRAHDEFGFLRMWSIYPAQIQAILDAMSPDYSEVQTSAEILVKAQDAEWGPIQHAGDLHDRATYRYFWEVLQKAKITGIAIPEEASKRFF comes from the coding sequence ATGTCCAAACAAACCCATCCCAAGGATGCGCTATTCGAAGGAGAGAAGCCCTTCCCCATCATTCCTGCATGCGAGCACTTTGCCGGATCCGAAAAACTGATTACCAAAGCTCTGGAACTCCAGAACAAACTCGGTGGCCTCTTCGACATCACGATGGACTGCGAAGACGGAGCCCAAACCGGAAAAGAAAAAGAACACGCGGAGATGATCGTCCGCATCCAGAACTCCGAGCTGAACAAGCACAATATGAGCGGGGTTCGTATTCACGATTATACCAACTCTTACTGGAAACAAGACGTCGACATTATCGTTCCTGGCGCGGGACAAAAGATCGCTTACATTACCATTCCAAAACCGACGAAAGCGTCTCAAGTCGAAGAGATGATCGGGTACATTCAAAAAGCGGCCCAAAAAGCTGGAATCAAACGTGAAATCCCGATCCACGTACTGATCGAAACCCACGGAGCTCTGTGGGATGTGGAAAAGATCGCAGCTCTCCCCTGGATGCAGGTCCTGGATTTCGGTCTGATGGATTTCATTTCAGGACACCACGGAGCCATTCCTGCGGCTTGCATGAAGAGCCCGGGACAGTTCGATCATGAACTCCTACGTCGCGCGAAATCCACCGTAGTGGCCGCCGCTCTGGCACACGGAGTGATTCCCGCCCACAACGTTACATTGGATCTCAAAAACCAGTATCAAACCTACAAAGACGCAAAACGTGCTCATGATGAGTTCGGCTTCCTTCGTATGTGGTCCATCTACCCCGCTCAGATCCAGGCGATTCTGGACGCGATGTCTCCGGACTATAGTGAAGTTCAGACTTCTGCGGAGATACTAGTAAAAGCCCAAGATGCAGAATGGGGTCCGATCCAGCACGCGGGAGACCTCCACGACAGAGCGACCTACCGTTACTTCTGGGAAGTGTTGCAAAAAGCGAAGATCACCGGAATCGCAATCCCGGAAGAAGCCTCAAAAAGATTCTTCTAA
- a CDS encoding LIC11177 family protein: MAEKKKTTLSDVLKREKFQKLAKKEQEKSKSVIIVRPDPPASVKKEDGPGSKIYKTMDESMSDLRFYFLEGEYRERVAELFNANEAQFDRLGITPRRFLDFARESFDRFKQLQKKMPLEPMSKKAWDYMERSLSELIGKLNDRFNK; encoded by the coding sequence TTGGCGGAAAAGAAGAAAACGACTCTAAGCGATGTTCTGAAACGGGAGAAATTTCAGAAACTCGCAAAAAAAGAACAGGAAAAGTCAAAAAGCGTCATCATAGTCAGACCTGATCCCCCAGCGTCCGTTAAGAAAGAGGATGGTCCCGGCTCCAAGATCTATAAAACGATGGATGAGTCCATGTCGGACCTTCGTTTTTATTTTTTGGAAGGAGAGTACCGGGAAAGAGTCGCCGAGCTATTCAATGCAAACGAGGCGCAGTTCGATCGCTTAGGAATCACTCCTCGTCGTTTTCTGGATTTTGCCAGAGAATCCTTCGATCGCTTCAAACAACTCCAAAAAAAAATGCCCTTAGAGCCGATGAGCAAAAAGGCCTGGGATTATATGGAACGTAGTCTCTCCGAGCTGATCGGAAAGTTGAACGATCGATTCAATAAATAA